TTGAGGGGATAACGGCGCCGCTGGATGGAAGCAAAATGTCAGCATTTAAGATTTACCACGGCTTACCTCAGCAGCTGAAGAAGGGACTCGCTGGGCTGCaagacagttttattttattaccatCGTCCTGCAGAGTAAAGAGGAGTGATGTGAACGGTAATGTAGAACACTTACAGCAGGAGATCCTCCGTGCGGGgccaccttcacctcctccaccccgcCACACGGCAGCAACACCACCTCCAGGTAGAACAGATCGGCTGTCAGGTAACACGTGGCCTCGGCGGTGTGGAAGCCCATTCTAGGGAGGACAGGATGTGGAAGACAGTGTGAGCCTCTGCTTatactattaaaaaaaaggaaattgctGATTTAAAAACTACTGATAGAAGAACTCTACCTTTGTTGTTTGGCGATCATTTCTAGGCGAGACTTCATGGTGTTCATAGAGgtcactgaaaaaataaatatacaaagacAGACATTGAAATAAATACTTTTGTTGCCTGATTTTGAACTCAAGTATGACTATTGGATACTTTTACAACACAACTCATGTATAAACTGAACATACATCTATTCAAAAACCACACAGAGAATCATTAATATGTTGTTTGTTCACCATTAAACACTTGCTGGAGCCTTTCCAGAGATCTGACCAGCGGCTCACAGGGTTTGGATTCATCTCTGGATTTGTCCTAttgggggaaagaaaacaatggAGCGTTTGTAAGACAGTGTCGTCCTTGTGTCAACACTCCCCTCCTCTGGGGGCCCAAGACACAAGCTGCATGACACCACTGCACACAGAGGTGCTGATTTGGATTAAAGTCCAAGGGGGAAGCGGTGCGATTGTTTCACCTGAGTGTGTGAAAAAGCATTCAAACTAGTCTGCATTTGGAAAAACTCCTCTTTAAAAACCGCCACCACTGGCAGGAAACTGCCCGACAATAGCCCCCAGCTGCCCGATCCCTTTGGACCACACATCACTTTCAGACCACCAAAGTAATATCGAGTTTATCTGACTCCAGAGACTGACCACTGCCAAGCTCCGCTCTGGAATAATCCACTAGTATTATCTATTCCGCGGCTCCACCCGTGACGACTCTAAAGAAAACTAACACACCCTCTCGCAGACTCGCCATACGAGTTAGTGCTACGTACACTGTGCAGCCCTTTTTTTGTTGAGTCTGAAAGGAATCTGTATCTATAAGGCTTTGCGTGTTCGGACGTGCCAAAGaattgaatgtgaaaaaaaggtttgcGAGGTCAGATACAcagcaaatgtaaaaaagaCTGAGGCCAACACATCGTGGTAGTGTTGCCAAACTGGAAACGAAGCCGAGGCCACGAATGCAaccttaaaacaacaacaacaacaacaacaacaacaacaacaacaacaacaacaacaacagtcttgAAGTGAAGTGAATCCAAGTCACCATCAATGCACAGACTTGCTGATCCCAAACAACAAAGGCTGGTGTGTTTCCAGGAGAGATGATCTCATTTTCAGTGCATCACCACGCCAGTTCCTGATTTGTAGCACATCATCTTGTTAGAGAGAAAACCACCCAGTGACGAGTCCAATAACTTTAATTCAAGCGTTCAGcactttttcatgtttgaagGCATGCTTATAAATGCCAGCAGGGAGGGATTTTGTGTTGCTGCCATGATTTGCACTGTAGTAGCCTGAAAGAAAATAggaaaagggaaatgaaaaCTATAatggaaggaggagggatgaaaATTTGTCTTACCATGCATCTTCGGACGAGTTTAAACGTGTCATTCCAGGTTTTCTCTGCAAATTTCGAGCGCAGGTCAGAGATTATGGCCTGTGATATCATCCCTAAAGCACAGAAGAGGACAGTCTTCaataaaatacacttaaaataGCATTTTCTTCAATTTCAGTGTACATACTGGCAGCATAtaaacttttaatttaattggAGTCCCACAAAGTTACTTGTGTGGTCTTTTATCTTGAGATGAATGTacaaaaaacccttttaaaTCAACATAACCTGGTGTCTTATTTCCCTCCTGCTGACTTGACAAAGAGTCTCCTCCTGAACaaacctgccaacatttatgtGGATTAgccaattaatcaattatctgCATGTTAATCcccactgctcctttaaatccTTTTAATTTACACAGGGATTTTAACCATCGTTTATAGCTGtgggtatttaaaaaaaaaacaaaaaacaaaaaaaagagatagtAATGTTTGTAATACTGacacagaaaaagtaaaactgtgtgttgtgtagcTTCTCCCAGGCGGGCGGGCGTTGTCAGACGGAGCCAAGCCCACAGGACGTGcagtcagtctgctgctgagcAGGAGTCTCCGGAGTTAGCTCGGGAGCTAGCCATGAGCTAACAAGCAGCTAGCTTGGAGTCTTTCTCATCCCTGCCACCATCATTCAACCACCGCCAAACGTCGTGCCAAGGCGAATACACAGTAATTTACCGGTAGGTGATGATATTCAAACACATGCTGGTGTTTGTAGCTGCCTCTGTTTGTCACgtttgctctgttgtttttttaaaattttttacGCCGCATCATTTAGTTGTGATTAGCTGCTTGTTATCGGTTGCTAGCCCTTTTTCGCCTGTTGTGGCCACCCTAGCTGCTGCTTGGCTAtcggggaggaggaagaggaggaggatgaggaggaaggctCGACCGAACATCTGTTGCTGGGTGTCCGAATTTGAGGATTTGTCTCCTCTAAACGCCAaccttcattttctttctcctcaagTATTAATCAACGGCCAACCTGCTTTGCTAGGttagttagcttgttagccaCATCGCCCCACTGGAAGTCAACCTGCTAGCTAGTCTCCCAGCAGGTGACACGTCTCCGGCTAACTTGCTATTAAGTTAACGTGATTATTAAGAGTGCTGCGCgttgtttgttttgggattTAAGCCGTCTGTTTGCACAAAAAACAAGGTGGAATAGTCACTTGCTGGGCTAACAGTCAGCACCGTGTTATTATAATCCTGACGTGTCTGTGTTATTAACGTTATTATGGGGCTAATTTAATGATTAACAGATGTACTTGTCAAGCGAGTATGATGACGCATCTAATTACAGGTACACCTGTTTCTGAGGTCACCATTCCAACCGCTACAcctgtttttaatgtcatttattcattttcctgCCACAGTGAATACTTAAACATGCCTAACATTATCTTAAATGACACATACTGATAGATACGAATATAAAATATCCTTTAATTATCTCTTTGTATGTATTATTCCACTATTTGAGGCTAAATGGTTAAAGTAAATAGGACAATCCCTTCAGTACTAAATCGTATTATTGAATTTCACTACATTGGACCTCTTCCGTTAATTTGCGTAATGACCTATTGGCTGCATTCCCATCTTTATCCCTCATCCCCCCCAGAGGTCTGTGATGGCCTGCAATGGGAAACGCACACTTCAGGACATCATGGTATTCCCATAGTCTCTTCCTTGGACGAGCCCAGTACGGGAAACTGACCACTAAATCGCTTCGGCATGTGTCAGATTTTATCCACCGCTGTCAAAGTTTGTAAAAAATACGGCCAGATGTTATCCAGAAGCTTTTAAAAAGTTATATGTCTTGTGGTAAATGGTTTCCACAGGTTGCTCCTTTTGTGAGTGAGTGGGATGTCCTTGCTAGGTGTCACGACGTACAGGAGTTAAACTCGCTTATCTTTATGTTATTGAGTGAATGTGAAAGATGGGAATGAGTAATTCATCAGGCAGCTTTTGATTTGGCAGTTTGCTCTGTGAGATGGAAAGTGAAAACACTTTTCTCTAGGGCTGATGGCGTTTATTAGAAgtcaaggagactgaaaatcAATATTTGGGACCAGTGTTCATTTGCAATTtaatacttcctctccactttgtttatttgatacatGTAGTTGtcatttactttgcagattctgatttttcagtgtttataggctaATTATTGAGATGTGTTACAtatcagatagtgttgtgggcgggaGAGGATGCTGCGTCAAAgccaaagaagcacattttaGTTTACATTAGTTCATTTTACTGCTAATCTCATAGAAAAATCACTGATAGCCCTTGTGGGAAAAAGGCTGAATATTGGTCTAGCCCGACTTTTCTCACTGACCTTTTTTTCTCTACAAACTCTTACATCCATACAGATGTCTTTAAAGGAAGAAATAGCAGATGGAAATGTACAAAATTTGACATTGCCaaggagagaaaacataaaGGAACAGTGCTTTGTTAAGGGAAATGTAATCTTTCTGTGGTCCgacagctgcagggaggagTGATCATGAAAAATACTGATTATTGCAGTTTCCAGAGGTCATTAGAACATTTTATGTCGCTGTAGTCTTAACAAGGCACAGAGTGatcctctgctgtttctcctGGTTTCGTTTATTGCCATGAGAAATGGTCTCTGATATGCAATCTAACAGCAGAAATGAAACCGAGCGcctctgaaatgatgatgacacgtctctctttttcctccccagGAATTACCATACTGCCCTCTGTTGCAGCTGGAATCCTCAGAGTGATTTTACGGTCTTCATTTCACaatcatccccccccccccacctttgAACTTCCTCCGTCTTACACTTGGATCTCCTGCGACACAGAGCCATGGCAGCTGCTAAGCCAAAAGGGCAGAACTCTCTAGCCCTTCACAAAGTGATCATGGTGGGCAGCGGAGGCGTGGGGAAGTCGGCCCTCACTCTCCAGTTCATGTATGATGAGGTGAGCATCTTTAAATCGCAGCGATCAAGCAAGATTCACAAGGAAAGTTGTTGACATGACCTTATTTTGTCTTTCCTCGTAGTTCGTTGAAGACTACGAGCCTACCAAAGCAGACAGTTACAGGAAGAAAGTGGTGCTGGACGGAGAGGAGGTACAGATCGACATCCTCGACACAGCCGGACAGGAGGACTACGCAGCCATACGGGATAACTACTTCCGCAGCGGCGAGGGTTTCCTCTGCGTGTTTTCCATCACAGAACTGGAATCATTTGCAGCAACAGTAGACTTCAGGTACAGCAGCATTTTCTCTTCTATTAGAATTTAATGACGGCCTCCAttatgtgttttcctttcattaAAAGCGTAAACAATGTTtgctgttttgacattttgaagcaTCGTTAAGGGAATGTGTTTTCTACAGTTTCACCTCAGTCACTTTCAGTGTGTTAATAATTCATGGCTGAAGGACATTTCCTGTTTCGCAGAGAGCAGATCCTGCGAGTGAAGGAGGACGAGAACGTGCCCTTCCTGTTGGTCGGTAACAAATCAGACTTGGACGACCGACGGCAGGTCAGCGCGGACGAGGCGAAGGCTCGTGCCGAACAGTGGGGCGTGTGCTACGTGGAGACTTCTGCCAAAACCCGTGCCAATGTCGACAAGGTATGCTGGTCAAAGATGAGGTCAGATTTATGTTTTGATATCAATCAGAGAAAAATATGATCTCCTTACtttcatcgttttttttttttttttttaaccaggtGTTCTTTGACCTGATGAGAGAGATCCGGGCGAGGAAAATGGAGGACAGCAAAGAGAAGAACgggaagaagaaaagtaaaagtttgGCCAAGAGAATTAGAGAGAGATGCTGTATTTTATAGTGGTAAGAGAGAGCAGGATACGCTGCTTATGTACATATACATTTCTCAGacttttgcatttattttgtgcCCATACCTGACCATGACCTTCTGTTCCTGGCTGACAGGACATCTGACCGTGTGTCAGGGAGTAGTAAGGTGGCACTCCATACACCATTTATAGCTCTAACTTTTTATGTGCTGACACTCCAAATAATTTatgtactctctctctctctctctctctcgctctctctttctctctctctctctctctctctcactctctctgtctctctctctcttactctgaCCACATTACAGAGTGTAATACATGGatggtgtttttaatttagGCCTAAGCTTGACAAAGAGGCTGAGCCCTGAAATGTTCCAAAACCTTTCATTGTAAAGTTTGATGTGTATAATATATTCAGACAACTGTGCagttcaagagaaaaaaaagataaaacatgacGGTGTCAGAGCCAAGGTTCGTATCGGGGGGAGGATGTAACTGGAGCGTGGGTGAGGAGGAGTTTTAAGTGTAGTGTCAACCCAAAATTCATTAAGTGCCACCGAGGAAATGTGCATTGCACTGATGAATCTAATCTGGAAGATTGTTGCGTTAATTAAGCCAGAGCAGAAATTTGATGCCATTCctatttgttgttttacacacCTCAGTTTTACTACGTGATAAGATTATGAActcttgttttttaatctgtgaagtcaaactttttcttctcctcctacCATATCAACCAGTGTAAGATGAGCGCACTAacgtttctgttttctttcccctcttcgCATCACTTTGTTGAGTCTTctcaaaatgcacaaaaacgACATTGATCATTACCCTGAAATCTGTGAGGGATTTTGCAACACTTGAACTTTTTTCAAATCTTAACATTTCAGAAGTTTTACCTCACTCGGCTAATGATTCTCATTcattgccttttttattttgcgACGAAAGGAATCCCTGGTGCTCTGATTAAAAAAGGCGATTCCATAACACTACATCCTTTACATGCTGTCTTCAACACATCCTAAAGTTGATAAACAAAACAGCTTCCAGTCATGTAAAGACTTCTTTTGCCAATTTTGCTTTTCCTGGCTCAGACTT
This is a stretch of genomic DNA from Acanthopagrus latus isolate v.2019 chromosome 19, fAcaLat1.1, whole genome shotgun sequence. It encodes these proteins:
- the ralaa gene encoding ras-related protein Ral-A → MAAAKPKGQNSLALHKVIMVGSGGVGKSALTLQFMYDEFVEDYEPTKADSYRKKVVLDGEEVQIDILDTAGQEDYAAIRDNYFRSGEGFLCVFSITELESFAATVDFREQILRVKEDENVPFLLVGNKSDLDDRRQVSADEAKARAEQWGVCYVETSAKTRANVDKVFFDLMREIRARKMEDSKEKNGKKKSKSLAKRIRERCCIL